From the genome of Lysobacterales bacterium, one region includes:
- the raiA gene encoding ribosome-associated translation inhibitor RaiA, whose translation MQIQVTGHQLEVTPALRDYATGKVERLTRLFEQATGAHIILSVDTKLVHKAECQVNVPGKQLFADAEAPDLYAAIDGMVERMEVQVRKYKSKLTDHHRAEARRAHAD comes from the coding sequence ATGCAGATCCAGGTCACCGGCCACCAGCTTGAGGTCACCCCCGCGCTCCGCGACTACGCGACCGGCAAGGTCGAGCGGCTGACCCGCCTGTTCGAGCAGGCCACCGGCGCGCACATCATCCTCTCCGTGGACACCAAGCTGGTGCACAAGGCCGAATGCCAGGTCAACGTGCCCGGCAAGCAGCTGTTCGCCGACGCCGAGGCGCCGGACCTGTATGCAGCCATCGACGGCATGGTCGAGCGCATGGAGGTGCAGGTGCGCAAGTACAAGAGCAAGCTCACCGACCACCATCGCGCCGAGGCGCGCCGCGCGCACGCGGACTGA
- the hprK gene encoding HPr(Ser) kinase/phosphatase, which translates to MIPRLTVRELFDQVGERMKLRWIAGQRGEQRVIEPGENLTRRPSLAGYLNVIFPNKVQIIGTEELQFLDGLDPRQRWEIIEKIVNYRPAALVVTKDQPMPTDLREAANETDTPLWQSPLRGHELLTYLQYHLARALARRTTLHGVFMEVYSIGVLITGDSGSGKSELALELITRGHRLIADDAPEFTLIAPDVIDGTCPELLQDCLEVRGLGILNVREMFGDTAIKRNKYLRLVVHLQRLDGDINSQPIDRLRGDASSREVLGVEVPMLTLPVAPGRNLAVLVEAAARNHILRLKGYDPAQTFIDRQAHQLKHQRPW; encoded by the coding sequence ATGATTCCCCGGCTGACCGTCCGCGAGCTGTTCGACCAGGTCGGCGAGCGCATGAAGCTGCGCTGGATCGCCGGCCAGCGCGGCGAACAGCGGGTCATCGAGCCGGGCGAGAACCTGACCCGCCGGCCGTCGCTGGCCGGCTACCTCAACGTGATCTTTCCCAACAAGGTGCAGATCATCGGCACCGAGGAGCTGCAGTTCCTCGACGGCCTGGATCCCCGCCAACGCTGGGAGATCATCGAGAAGATCGTCAACTACCGCCCCGCGGCCCTGGTCGTCACCAAGGACCAGCCGATGCCGACCGACCTGCGCGAGGCGGCCAACGAGACCGACACGCCCCTGTGGCAGTCGCCGCTGCGCGGCCACGAGCTGCTCACCTACCTGCAGTACCACCTGGCGCGCGCACTGGCCAGGCGCACCACCCTGCATGGCGTGTTCATGGAGGTCTATTCGATCGGCGTGCTGATCACCGGCGATTCCGGGTCGGGCAAGAGCGAGCTGGCGCTGGAGCTGATCACCCGCGGCCACCGGCTGATCGCCGACGACGCCCCCGAATTCACCCTGATCGCCCCCGACGTGATCGACGGCACCTGCCCGGAACTGCTGCAGGACTGCCTGGAGGTGCGCGGCCTGGGCATCCTCAACGTCCGCGAGATGTTCGGCGACACCGCCATCAAGCGCAACAAGTACCTGCGCCTGGTCGTGCACCTGCAGCGCCTGGACGGCGACATCAACAGCCAGCCGATCGACCGCCTGCGCGGCGACGCCTCTTCGCGGGAGGTCCTGGGCGTCGAGGTGCCGATGCTCACCCTGCCGGTGGCGCCGGGCCGCAACCTCGCGGTCCTGGTCGAGGCGGCGGCACGCAACCACATCCTGCGCCTGAAGGGCTACGACCCGGCGCAGACCTTCATCGACCGCCAGGCCCATCAGCTCAAGCATCAGCGACCATGGTGA